A genomic window from Candidatus Kouleothrix ribensis includes:
- a CDS encoding redoxin domain-containing protein, with protein sequence MPASGAAQPTLAPAPTPLPAGPPAPGFDGGGDWINSPPLQLADLSKQGKVVLVDFWTYGCYNCQNTLPYVKQWWEKYKDQGLVIVGVHTPEFQSEHELANVQAAVREAGIGWPVVQDNDYTIWRAYRNNYWPRFYLVDHRGQIIYDHIGEGAYDETDRQIAVALAAAQGH encoded by the coding sequence ATGCCGGCTTCTGGCGCGGCGCAGCCCACCCTGGCACCGGCGCCTACACCCTTGCCGGCGGGGCCGCCCGCGCCCGGCTTCGACGGCGGCGGGGATTGGATCAACTCGCCGCCACTGCAGCTGGCCGATCTGAGCAAGCAGGGCAAGGTCGTGCTGGTCGATTTCTGGACGTACGGCTGCTACAATTGCCAGAACACGCTGCCATATGTTAAGCAGTGGTGGGAGAAGTATAAGGACCAGGGGTTAGTGATCGTGGGTGTCCACACGCCTGAGTTTCAGTCCGAGCACGAGCTTGCGAATGTGCAGGCGGCGGTGCGCGAGGCGGGGATCGGCTGGCCGGTGGTGCAAGACAACGACTACACGATCTGGCGGGCTTACCGCAACAACTACTGGCCGCGCTTCTACCTGGTCGATCACCGCGGGCAGATTATCTACGACCATATTGGCGAGGGCGCCTACGACGAGACCGACCGGCAGATTGCGGTGGCGCTGGCGGCAGCACAGGGGCATTAG
- a CDS encoding PspC domain-containing protein, whose product MQPRLMRSRNEIIVAGVCGGLAQYFAIDPVIVRLIFVLVTLTSGLGLLVYPILWLVMPKAGEQGDNAQLFPHDAEAWRRRAEVFSEEASQVGQQFSREVREVLRQGQAASSQGRSAAPPYADVPPPEAYRYDPITGQPIVPDPTTGKTLNLRIDPTEANLAVPPAHYQQPGGYVPAASRKRGRAFGFILLGIGVLILANLFNVGQFVFPMLLIGAGFMLLRKR is encoded by the coding sequence ATGCAGCCACGACTGATGCGCAGTCGCAATGAAATTATCGTCGCAGGCGTCTGTGGTGGCCTGGCGCAATATTTCGCGATCGACCCGGTGATCGTGCGGCTGATCTTTGTGCTGGTGACGCTCACCAGCGGGCTGGGTTTGCTGGTCTACCCGATTCTCTGGCTGGTGATGCCGAAGGCTGGCGAGCAGGGCGACAACGCGCAGCTGTTCCCACACGATGCCGAAGCCTGGCGCCGGCGCGCCGAGGTGTTCAGCGAAGAGGCTTCTCAGGTTGGCCAGCAGTTTAGCCGCGAGGTACGCGAGGTGCTGCGCCAGGGCCAGGCTGCCAGCAGCCAGGGCCGCAGCGCCGCGCCGCCCTACGCCGATGTGCCGCCACCCGAGGCGTATCGCTACGACCCGATCACCGGCCAGCCGATCGTGCCCGACCCAACTACCGGCAAGACGCTCAACCTGCGGATCGACCCGACCGAGGCGAACCTGGCCGTGCCGCCGGCGCACTACCAGCAGCCGGGTGGCTACGTGCCGGCCGCGTCACGCAAGCGCGGGCGCGCGTTCGGCTTCATCCTGCTGGGGATCGGCGTGTTGATCCTGGCGAATCTGTTCAACGTCGGTCAGTTCGTGTTCCCGATGTTGCTGATCGGCGCCGGGTTCATGCTGCTGCGCAAGCGCTAG